In Lolium rigidum isolate FL_2022 chromosome 3, APGP_CSIRO_Lrig_0.1, whole genome shotgun sequence, the genomic window gccggcggcggggaaaggagttccccgcgccgccggcgccgccgccgccatgcaccACCGCGCTGCCCTCtccgacgtcttcaccgccatctccatcaccatctcctccttgtattcagtggttcatcctctcataaacctctgtaccgtcctatgtaaacatggtgtttgatgctataatacTCATCCTACGATCTATGTTATGTTTATGTAGTATATTTAtcttttgattgctttgttgaatgtctatggttcattagagttgtatgttgatatggtactgtcttttggtgtccattatacttgtgcgcgcattgatcaacaccatagggttagtagtatgtgcaaaggaagggggtagtcctaccggagtgacagaaacctgaggcctcaaaccggttagttgcatatatgggagtaagaggaccataaacttaaggctatggttggggaaaccttaatgcattgttagtatttacggatgttttcttacaatccaatcatatagtacttgtaatcccaagtagtggaacgcttgtatatttagcatctcccacattgaaaactaaatcaaagacaatgaactaaatgtcttcactaattaatcttggacaaagtcaccactattaccaccacttctccacactcatggtactgttagtatatggttacttagtgtactttattgctgcagcactaacatttactttcatgtatttattatcttgcaaagctATCTCTCATACCCGTATTGTCAcagtagttttatttcctagatgaaGCAAACACTTAgtgcgcgtagagttgtatcagtggttgatagaacttgagagagtacttatcctacctttagctcctcgtttggttcgacactcttacttatccgaAAGGCTAcacgtgatcccctatacttgtgggttatcaagaccttttctggcgccgttgccgggagccatAGCGTAGGTTAATGTTCttgtgtgcacttgtttgctttatctctaagtagtttttattttcagttttaagttgttctctatcttagtatggatagggaatgcgaattacaaaaaaaatttagttgtaATTGTTATCTAAACGTTTTCAAAAAGagagtgattggaaagatgagcaATGATtaagtgggggtcgaccttgaacacttgtgttcatgcctatgaaatcaaagcaaatctttTCATGGAAGCTTCTCATCCAAAAACATGTAAATATTGTGTATATGCCTCTATACATAGAAATAAAATTGGTTATAACAATCTCTAgtagaaagttgatgctagatttggatttctgcacatagACAGATTTTTTCCGTCCACCGTATTGAGCTTTAAAAATTCCAGAAAAATTGAAACATTCTGAAAAaaattcgtgtgtgatcctcagatatgtacggaaCTTTCATTAACTttgacttttctgatttgaggtacgtagaTAGGTTGAAAAATTCCATCTTTACTGATTGTTCTGTTTAGACAGATTTTGTGCTTCTCTGTAAATAAAATCGTGATAAATCCCAGAATATTATTTTGGCCTGAACTTTTTTGTGCATAAACCTGAGATTATTATCTGTCTTTCATTAATTTTGAGTTTTGTCATTTGAGTTATAGAACTATCTCGTTAAGTATCATCTTTACAGACtattcagttttgacagatttctatcgtGTTTATTCAATATTGTACTTAGGGTCTCTTGATTTCCTTAGTTTTTCGACGGACAACGGAATAATAAGAACTTAGGTATATACAGTGGCTAATGTTAGATAAATATTATGTAATTTGTCAATGCTTGAACATgagtggattttatttaatgagtactaaccctactaatgagttttgtgaagttTTATGTGGATGTAGCTTATAAAATCCAATCGATATGGCGATATGAGATGAACAATAAGaagcaagagctcaagcttggggatgtgtaggTGCATCCCAACAACATATTCAAGAACATacaatcatctaagcttggggatgcccgagtcATCCCTTATTCATCAACAAACATGAGGTTATCTCGTTCTAACTCTATATTACCCGTCCACATGATATGAATCGTCTTAACGTGTATTATAGTTGCTTTTATATGTCTTGGTTTTACCTTCTTTAGTTTTTTTAGGCTTCTTATTTGGTATTTATTGCTTATTTGCTTTCACTTATAATTTTAAAACAATaaaatattttcttttgttttgcttctttgTTGGATTCTTTATTTGGTTGTTACTTTTGGTTTTCTTTTAGAGTTTTCCTTGCTGCAGCTAGAATGTTTAGGTCTTTTTTAGCTTCTGATCTATTAGTTTATCAAAAATTAAGTACCAAAATTTACCCATTTAGCTTAGTTGATACATTTGTAAAAATTGATTTTCTGTTTTCAGGATCTACTGCTCATTGCgcgatttttcatgttttactggtAGTTCTAAAAATCAATAAAAAAATACGGATTATGTATCACCTAATTATATGCATGCATAAAAATTGGCTAAAATTTCTGACATGTTTAAGTGCACCTAATAATTACGTTTTCCAGCTGCTGTTTTTCTGGACAGATTCTGACTTTTGTTGCAAGAGTGGCCTCTTTTCGTTTTCATTTGATTTTTATGGGTTCTTACCTTTCATTTATAATTTGGCCATCTAAGAAAACTTTCTGTAACtgaaaaacaaaatttgatttggtttaaTAGCAGCACTTTGGAAATATTATCTATTGCACTAATGTCTAACCGCAGAAAAGAATGGGAAagtttttgtgttgaagtttttcacAGAGAATGAAGGAACACCAAACTCTGAAATATTGAAGATTGGCCAAagtcataagcttggggatgtccccgcaTCCCTCTTCATCAATAACCCCTCGGTTTGCAAAccttcaaacttttttttttgagcaacatatgaATTTGACTAAACTTGAAGCGGttgtattttattatctatttatctTAGCATCAAACACCAGTTACATTAATAAGTGGATCGTCACATATATTACTTATCTTCTGTTTTCAACGTTTACTTGGTTAATGGATTATTTGATTGAACTTAAAAATGATGTGTGAATGATATTGTTTAGTGGTTATGATTTCTTATGGATAGTCTCAACTAGCTAATAGTGTATATTATGATGTTAACATGTATTGTCCTGTTCATAAGATGGTAtggtattgtggtatcctcctctgaatgattcacttgaattgacttggcacatgctcacgcatgctcatgactgaaaaacaaaaagtcaattaagccttgatgatttacTTCACCTCAGAGTTCTAGTATCACTTTTATGTCTCCGTTAATTTTgttctgtcgcaagcatgattatgacggctattgctctcttgattgtcgctttccAGTCtactgctagccttcacttgtactgagcgggaatgctgcccgTGCTTCCAAATTCcttaaaaccaagttattccaaagagtCCACTATAAATTCCTATGCATGGAATTttcaaccattccaagtaaattttcatgtgctacctttaaaaccttcaaattacttctcaatttgtgtcaatgttttatagctcatgaggaagtatgtggtgttttatctttcaaccttgtcatttactcctgacagactttcaccaatggactagtggcatatacatccgcttatccactaattttgcaaaaagagctggcaaatgGGGTGCCCGgtcccaattaattacaactttaaCCGCTTAATTCTCTTCACATTTTTGCCCTGATCCAATCAATCAAGCAATGATACCAGTTTTTAactgcatgtgtaaacaaaagagaagatggatgatctacccttgggtagaaataacgtccttcatgggagccgctcttgaaagtctggttgacaagggggttagagtgcccactaccattcgttgacaacaacaaacacttcccaaaacaattttacttctgttttaaaaatgaaaagctctagcacatgttaatcactgcttccctctgcgaatggcctatcttttacttttatgttgagtcacgatcctttctttgagcacctttttgagagcataactgtcattcttaATGTAATGTGCTTGTCCCAGAATGCGGTTAACtgcggtataactttgatgcttttatctttgatattcTTACTTCTAGTCTTCACTTGAACTTCAGAGCTGccttggcatttatgttttgctccacaatTAAGGGCAAGCGAGATGCCGCTCTACCATGCTTTACTATGATCATTACAATCTTGTTGATGTTTATAAATTTTATATTATGAACTCTTAGTTGGTTGATACTTTTCATTAGGTAACATGATTGCTAAGTTTTATTATCCATACATCATGCAATTGTTATAGACCTGATCACAGCATTTACAATCAAACAAAATGTTATCATTtatctactcgagggcgagcaggaattaagcttggggatgttgatacgtccataacgtatctataatttttgattgtttcatgttatgcctttggcacttgtttttatattaagtttatgatttatttggactaacctattaatagttgcaaaagtgcacaatgttcttgttttacactttgatgtgtagAAATTATCAAGAATAAAAGAGGAAACCTTGTTGGAGTCGAATTGGAACTTTGCTGAAATCTATCCCAGAACTGTTTTCGGAAATTGTCTGTTTGACCCACGAAGATGACCTCCAACGGAGTTGGGCCTTAAAAGaaagttgtagataattttctgCTGAACGTTCTAGAGTTAAATTTCGGTCCAATCGGAGTCCGTATGCGGCCTGTAGTCCCGTTTTGGTGAAACCCTAAAAGGGGGTGACGGAAATCCGAGAAGCTATATAAAGGGAGGAAACATAACTCGTGGAGGACACCTCCACCCACGAATTTCAGCCATCAAAAGCCACGTTTTTgcctcccccatggatcccatctccatgggggagggctcccttgaagccatgaaggagagaggctaaggggcggcgctccccaaccttgccggtggcggggaaaggagttccccgcgccgccggcgccgccgccgccctgcgccaCCGCGCTGCCCTCtccgacgtcttcaccgccatctccatcaccatctcctccttgtattcagtggttcatcctctcataaacctctgtaccgtcctatgtaaacatggtgtttgatgctataatattcatcctatgatctatgttatgtttatgtagtatatttgtcttttgattgctttgttgaatgtctatggttcattagagttgtatgttgatatggtactgtCCTTTGGTTTTCATCatacttgtgcgcgcatggatcaacaccacagggttagtagtatgtgcaaaggaagggggtagtcctgccggagtgacagaaacttgAGGGCACAAATcggttagttgcatgtatgggagtaagaggaccataaacttaaggctatggttggggaaacattAATGCATTGTAATTATTTACGGATGTTTTCTtacaatccaatcatatagtacttgtaatccaaaGTAGTGGAAcgcttgtatatttagcctctcccacattgaaaactacatcaaagacaatgaactaaatgtcttcactaattaatcttggacaaagccaccacaattaccaccacttttccacactcatggtactgttagtatatggttacttagtgtactttattgctgcaacactaacatttactttcatgtatttattatcttgcaaagctATCTCTCATACTCGTATTGTCACTGTAATTTTATTTCCTAGATGAAGCAAACGCTTAgtgcgcgtagagttgtatcagtggttgatagaacttgagagagtacttatcctacctttagctcctcgtttggttcgacactcttacttatcgtaaaggctacacgcgatcccctatacttgtgggttatcagctataaatagcccttcttccacctttgggctggataagttcttccactctctctcctccattgttgaatttgaagaacttgccctctctcttgattccccccatgattcttgctcattcttgagggatctaagagaggaaatctagatctacaatccccaccaatcctttTCTCctataagtgaggggaaccctttggatctagatctttgagtcatttgttgatttcctctttgttcttcctctctaatctcatcctagcatttgtgctttggtgggatttgagtgtgaaggatttgaacacctctagtgttcttgctttgcatcattgcatagtgttgagctctccaccacgattagttcgactgagagaccgtgagcttgttactcttggggggagacctcctagttggcttggcggttggtgctacggtgatctcttcaaggaagattgtgaagagacccgggcttctccttcgtggagcttgtgaagtgattttggagctttccatctccggagtggaggaaaagctaaccataaggaaagtgccattatccttcgtgtgtttggctcggagaatagggtgagccttcgtgggacctccaccccgccaaatgtgatgtaccttcttgcaaaggaagggaacacgggaatacatcctcgtctccgcgtgcctcggttatttctatacccgagctttctttccttgtgatagccatcgtgcttgaagtacatatatcttgctatcacttgtgctacatatatctagtGCGTATCTTGCTtaactctagttgttgttgttgcacttaggtgagcctagaatatttaggttttgtgcttgtaaaataaacgttagtttaattccgcattcttataagccaaatccgtaagagtttttaaaacgcctattcaccccctctaggcgacatctcgtcctttcaaaaaGCTCCCGCCGAAGTCATCTCAACCGTAGTAACCTGCCCTACCGGTCGCTTGATTAGATTTTTAATCACATTCATCTTTCGATAATATTGAGGTAACTTGTGAACTAAGGTCCATATTGGCATAAATTCAAGCTCAATTGTCTCCAGATCCGAGAAACCATCATACGGTGCCATGATGATAGCCCAATCTCTGAATAGCCACATGCCACACTGCGTGACCTTTTCCCAATCGCCAAGGTAGCTGCACTAAATCACAAATAGTTTATTAGCAACAGGATGGATAGTAATCTCTTTTGCAGAATTCCAGGCAAAATACATATGTTGAAAGAAGGCTTCATGGATGAATTTTTTGGAGAAATGCACTCTTGCTACCACTAACCATCGTGTACTCTCAACTAGCTCAACATCTTACTCCTCGAGAACGAGATCATTGAACTCCTCGTCATCAATCTCTAAATTTTTGAACATAGCATCAATACATCTATCCTGCCAAGAGCCCGTGTTCGTAGAACAATCTCTCTCTCCCCCTCAGATAAACCTTCATCGCAACGCCTTCCTCTGCCACAACAACATTTTTTACCGCTGCACCAACTGCTCTAGGATCGACAGTCGCCGCCGCATCATAACCACCCAGGGTCGAATTTGACTTAGTTTCCGACATGGTTTGTTCTCCACGAAAGCCAAAACCTCACCACGAGAACCCTAGCCTGATCTGGGGGACGAGGTCACCAAAAATCAACATTGAgaaaactccgggagggagataggGGAATCGGAGAAGTGGATCGAGTAGAAAACGAGATCGCCTCTGtcaccggagggagtacaaagcCCTAGGGGTACGACCTTATATGGCAACAATATTTCTAGTTCGGCGGTGGACAGAAACAAAACTCTTTTAAGTCAGTGAAATCTTAGTGTTCAGTTtccgaaagaacatttcatgatctctaggGTTTTGTGTGTTTAAGAAAATACACCGGTGATGATCTAACATGTTGCTAAGTAAGTGGTCACCGCTGTTAAAATCAAACCTCCCAAAAGGAAGAAAAGAGATGAGTTGAAAATGCcctaggccggcactgccggctgaACATGTTTTGAGAAAATGACCTAGGTTTTCTGCAGGGCGGCACTGCCGGGGTTtggaggccggcactgccgccgaaaCATCCCCAACGAGCAGAATTGGCTGAGGGGTATTTAAGggacccttcttctaccttggaaagtAGCTCCTTCTCACCAAGAACACACCATTAAGCTGAGCCACGAAAATCATCAGATCTCCTTCCTCAACCACCCAAAGCTCTTGACCCTtgaagaatcgaaggagaagacccggaTCCACATCTTCAACGAaccgatttgcatttccccctcatttgcttgAGGGACCCTTTGATAGTGTTCccttttggaaaccctagttcttGTTgcttgattgatcttgttgttgtattgttacagctaTTGGGAGCCTCctataagttgtggatgtgtgccccaagaaccttgtaaaggcccggtttcctcctcgagaaaatcccttagtggacaagtgagctaggcctttgtggtgttgctcaccggagaatagggtgatgcATTCGTTGCGTTGGTCaggcctttgtggcgaccacacccctccaacgtagaagtacttcccctcaaaaggaaggaactacgggaatcataccTTGTGTCTCCGCCTGCTCCACCTTTGGTTACCTATATCCTTTATTGCAttactatatcttgcttagtagtGTATCTTGTAATCTagggaaattcacatagttgcatttcacatagttgcatatctagagaatttacctttacgTCAAGCCTTAattaaaaagaactaaaaattaggtagcacctattcaccccctctaggtgcggcatacgatcctttcagtttCAGAGCATGTTAACGAGCACTGCGTGTTAATGAGTTAATGTAGTTACTAGAATAgatctacaaaataaaatattcCCATGTATCGTTTGAGTAGGTTTAAAGTTGGTCTGAACATAACTAGACTGTTAGAGCAGCACAAGCATGTCTATAACTCTATGTATGTTACACTACGGACTTATAGAAGCAATATGCCATTTGCAATGCAATGAAATACGATCGAGGAGCAAAGAGATGAATCGACGAAAATAAACAATGGTAGGAAGGACATGACGTACGCGGGGCGATGTTGTGCTTGGttgagaggggagggggcagcagcggcgagcgtGGTGAGGCCAAGGTTGAGGCCAGCGAACTTCGACGTGGAGAACCTGAGGGAGGTGGAGGCATCAGGGTTGGATTGGAGAAGCAGGGCcctggcggcggcgggcacggagtAGGAACACAACCTTAACACCAGGATTTCTGACTGATTGAAACTGACTCCCTGAATTTGGGAGGGGGAGGAGAGCACACGCGCACGGACGAAAGGGAGGAAGAGGGTAACAAAGCCAGCGAGCCCACGACTAGCTCCGGGCCGGTCCAACTCGAGCGAGGCCTGCACTTGCGAGTTGCGACCGTGTGAAGACTTGGGATGTTATTTGGGCTCTCCAAGTAAGGAAATGGGAAATGCAGTATAAGGCTGCATTTATATTGGACCAACCCACTAGGCCCAGCTGAGAGCATCTCCTTTATCATCAGTCTAGCAGAGAACGCCGTTCACGCCCCCACGGAGCATTCGAGAAAAGAAAACGGAGTGTGCTCGTATCAGCcgcggggcggcgccggcgggatTGAGGACGTACCAGGACAGGGTGGAAGGGCGATCGGGCGGAGAGCCGGAGAAGACACAGGTGAGCTCGAAGCAAGCATCCAATCTTGGTCCTTCTTTTCCGATCTACTTAATCGCCTAAAACCCTAGTTTGTCCCCTACTCGTGAACCCTAGTTAATCTGTCAAGAAATGTTTGCAGAAATCGAGGGTTCTTCCACCACCACCAAGATGGAGGCGAAGCTGAACATGATCACGGAGCAGCTGAAGGAGCTGCCTTTGCTCAGGAAGCAGCTCGGCGAGCACCAAGGTGGCCTCGAGCAGCTGGCTTACCAGATCGGTCTGGCGGCAGAGCTGGTGGGTGAGGTGAAGAAGGACCAAGCGGAGGCGCGCGCAGCGGCGTTGCGGGGGGCGCCAGCGCCGGCTGCAGGGGCAGCCGAAGGAGGATACGATTACAGACGTCTGGTGAAGGTGCAGTTCCCTGCCTTCAGTGGAGAGGAGCCCAAGATGTGGCAGCTCCGCTGCAAATCCTACTTCGAGTTCTACCAGATGCCAACGGAGCTGTGGGTTTCCTGGGCGTCGTTTCACATGGAAGGGAGGGCCGCTGTGTGGATGCTGACACAAGACAAGAAGCAACTCGAGGAGGGTGGATGGGATCGATTTTGCCAGGCCGTGCAGGAGAGGTTTGGGCCAGATGACTACCAGAAAAAACTCAGGGCCCTGATGGAGCTGAGGCAAGACGGGACAGTGGGGGAGTACAGAGACCAATTCGAAGAGCTCATGTGCCATGTGATGTCGTTTGATCATGGCATGGGCATGGTCTTTCAGGTGACTATGTTCATGAGGGGCCTGCGACAGGAGATAAGCGGCGTGGTGAGATTGCATAGACCCAAGTCAGTGGATGATGCTGCCGAATTGGCGATGCTGCAAGAAGAAGTTCTCGAAAATGCAAAACAAAGAGCTCAGCGGGTCTACTACGAAGAATGAGATGCTACACTTGGCAGGTGTGGTGTAAGTACTGGTGGTGGGGATGCGAATCCTGTGATGACATAGATGGTTCTAGTTTTAAAATTCCTAAGTTGCTTTGGTTAAACTTTGCCCTTGGAGGAGGGAGCACCTGATTTGCTCTTAGTTTAGGAAGCACTTTGCAATGCTCCATTGATAATGCAATATCTGTGGTGAATTTTAATCTGTTGAATTTTATTTTGCTTGTACCCTTGCTTTAGATATGCAAAATCTGTGGTGAACCTTTAGCTAGCAAGCTCTTTTTGTCTGATCCAAAAGCTCTGACTTAATCTGTTTCAGTGTTAAGAACACGGAAGATCATGGTTACCTGTTCTTACATGTGTGAACATCTATGCTTGAGATGTGtatcttttttttcgaaatggggaatatGACCCCGGCTTGAGATGTGTATCTGTGATGAGGTTTGATCCATCTTCTTTTTGTCTGATCCACATGCTACATGTTCAAACTTTTATCATTGGTGACATGAAACTTTTGATATGTCAATAGATTGCTATGCTTGAAATTAGTAAGTTTTCACTTCAACGCAGGAAAGGCTTAGGTGTGTCTGCATGTGGATATAGATAGATTCAAGGCAGCGTTGTTGTATTGAAGTCGATGTTTCTACATATTTTATTAGATCATGTTCTTATCTCAAGAATACATGAGTCCACTTCTGCATTGTACGTGGCAGTGGAAAACTACTTCTCTAGGAAGTGTTTATCTACTTCAAGGCAGAGTAGTTGTTTTGAAGTCAATGTGTGTACATATTTTCACCAGATCATATTTTTATCACCAGATTACATGGTTCTAGTTCTGCATTGCACATAAAGGTTTTCGGCAATGGAAAACTACTTCTCTATGTAAACCAGAAGTGTTTAACTGAAGATGTTAACACACTTTATACTGTAAATCTGCAAGTTTGTAAATTTTGTGGGAATGGTTTAGGTGTCTTGGTGTCTTCAGTTATGGATATAGGATAGGCTCAGCTGTTCAGGCCCGGGTGGGCAATAAATCAATGTTGGTAAATATTTTTATCATACCATGTTTCTTTACAGATATTAAATTTCAGTTTTGCATCTTGCATCTTTCTGTTATCTGGACGTCTTCAGCTTGAGAATTGATGGTGTCGCAAGCCTGTAAGTACTATGACATTTTTCTATATTAATATTAAAGGATaacaattacacccagtctctgcaacaacgcaatgccgtaaaacattacggatgcacacaaccaaaaaagagaaaaaagaaaactaagaaatcaaagtcccgctacagtatcacagccctagcaacagtaatacaaccaccaccaagacaacacctgaaaatcagactcttcaaaagcgacgcctccaagaaggaaacagtacaCCAGCGCCACCATCGCccgtcaaagatcttaggttttcaccctgaagatagtcttcgctctcaaaacaatgccttcaacaaggacattgccaggcacaaccaattaaggccagaccttgggttttcaccctgaaaggtaagactctgaacttcacatgtgctgctgcccccacttccataccactgctgcgtagtccggaacaccaagcaagcccctcaacagtgcaaagacttgaaccttcattagctagtcctccaatccgtccttcatgatattctcttcttctgacttcaccatggatcagttgtcacttggtgtcaacacataaaagagcttcgcgccactCTCTCCAGACCAAAcgatcggaataaaagcatgagtGTGCacaaccgaataccaccgatccaacaAATTCCAGGCAATAGAAGCACTATTACACttgccggcggcgccttccggaactcaacactccagccagatcgcgagtccaggcctccggtaagtACTATGTCATGCCATACATAATATTTGGTTTTTGTATTAAGGGAGTTAGTATCTATATCTGTTATCTCTGAAATGGGGAAGATTTATAGAATATTTTATTTCCTCATGTTTATTTCAAATTAAGCTCATGCTTGCTTGCCGTTTTTCCAATCTTACCATACCTTTTTTTTTGTAATAAGTGAGGACATTTCTCTTTTTTTCTCCCCATTGTACTTTGTAATCTCAGCGTCCAATATTAGTGCATTTTTCAGGTCCTTCGGGAGTCAGGACCCGTCCCCTGTTCGAAAAGAAAACTGTACTATAGTAGTGAGATAAAGAGACCCGATTAAGCAGAGGTTAGGAGGATTCAGTGTTGACTATGTCGTGATAGCGCGTCTTGGTAAGTTGGACGTACGCGCAGGAGAGTGTATGGTGCGTGCATGCGTCAGGGTCGAGGTGCACGAGCGTGCGAGCTTGAATTGACCCTGTCCAAATTcgaaggcgacggcgacgggTGCCCTATTCCACACGGATGAAGAAGAGAACATATATACGCGGGAGTCCCCTCCCCCTCTTTCTCCTCCTCCCTTCGCCATCGCCGAGCTACTTTACTCTCCTCACTTCCTTTCCAACTAGCTGATCTTCTTCATATTCTTCTCGTACATTTTCTTCCTCCTGCAGGCCTGGATCAGTTACAT contains:
- the LOC124695391 gene encoding uncharacterized protein LOC124695391, encoding MEAKLNMITEQLKELPLLRKQLGEHQGGLEQLAYQIGLAAELVGEVKKDQAEARAAALRGAPAPAAGAAEGGYDYRRLVKVQFPAFSGEEPKMWQLRCKSYFEFYQMPTELWVSWASFHMEGRAAVWMLTQDKKQLEEGGWDRFCQAVQERFGPDDYQKKLRALMELRQDGTVGEYRDQFEELMCHVMSFDHGMGMVFQVTMFMRGLRQEISGVVRLHRPKSVDDAAELAMLQEEVLENAKQRAQRVYYEE